In Longimicrobium terrae, the genomic window GACAGCGTCAGCGCGGTGGCGTTGGTCAGCGGGCGCGCCAGCAGCGGAACTCCGCCCAGACCGCCGTAAATGGAGCGGAAGTTCCAGGACGGCTGCGTGTACTGCGCCGCGATCCCCGTCACCGCGTCGTCCGCGTACATGGCCCCGACAAAGTCGCGCAGCCACAGGTCCGGATCGGCTCCAATGGCGTTCTGAATGTTCGCCTTGCCGGTGAGGGTCGTGTTCACCAGCGACTGCCAGAACGCGGCGTCGCTTCCGTTCACCCGGTCCGACGCGTACCGCAGGAACGCCCAGTTCACACCCCGGAAGGCGGGGGAAGCCGGGCTGGTCGTCTTGAATGCCCCGCTCGTGTCGGGGCGCTGCAGCCAGGAGCGCAGGTTGCCGAAATTCCCGTTGGCGTACGTGTTGAACGCCGCCACCCGCCGCGAGGCGTTCGGCCCCGTCGTCAGGTTGCTCAGGTTGATGTTCTGCCGCGGAGCCAGGCCGACCGCGGTCCGGTAGAACATCAACTCCTCCGCCGCCTGCGACATTCCTTCGTCCAGCCACGCCTCCTCGAACGGCGCGCCGGCCGTCAGACGGCGGGAGGCGTTGATCAGGTGCTGCAGTTCATGCCCCGCGGTGCGGGTGACGTTGCCACGGACGAACGACACCGTGCGCACGTTGCTGTTCACCGCGCCGGTCGGGTCCGGCACCAGCATGTACAGGATCTCTCCCTGGTTGCTGAGCGCGCAGTCACCCGTCCCGAACAGGTCGCGGTTGGTGAAGTACCCGTTCGTGACCTGGCTGCTGGCCGGCGGGCTCAGTTCGTTCACGGCGCGCGTGAAGAACAGAACGACGCGGCTGTTGTTGTCCATGTCCGTCGGCGCGCCGAAGTTGGCCACATCAACCGAGTAGGCGATGCTGTCGAACTCCAGCGCGATGGAATCGTACTGCGCCGTCGTGAATCCGCCGGCCGGGTTGGCCGTGTCGCCCACGATGATGGCGCGCTGAGAGACGCTGCGCACACGTCCCACGCGGACGTCGGGCGTGCCGCTGCAGCCCTGGACCGCGTTCAGGTTCCACAGGTCGCCCACGGCGGGTACCCCGGGGGTGATGGTGCGCCGCGCGCCGGAAGCCGCGCGATTGCGCACCAGCGCGGTGCGGCCCGCCAGATCACGCTTTTCCGCGGCCAGTCGCGCCACGTGCCCGTCATCGTTCGCCGCAAGGGCCGCGTTGCCGCCGCCCAGCGTGATCCCGCCCGTGGGGATGATGTTGGGCGACGGCGGGCCGGTGACGGCCTGAATCCCCGTTCCGGTCACCGACAGCGCCAGCGACGACGCGGTCGACAGGTTCACCGGCATGTACGTGTACTCGGCCGTGCTCGCCTGGCCGCCGAAGCAGACGCGGGACGCGGACGGCATGGACGCCGTGTACACGCCGCCCACCGGCAGGTCGGGGCACACGTCAATGGTGTCGGCGCCGATGCGGATGCCCGCCGTGGCCGTCAGGATCACGCGGCCCGGCGCAACCGCCGTCAGCGTTCCGGACGCATCCACCGTGGCGACGGCGGAATCGGAGGTCATCCAGCTGATGGGAGTGTCGACGACGTTGCCCACGACATCGCGCACCACACCCGTAAACGACTGCGTGGTGCCGGTGAGCTGGAACGGGTTTCCGGCGCTCAGCTCCACGTAGCCGTCCGGACGCGGCACCTTGGCGGCCACGTACAGCTTGAGGCCGATCTGGTCCACACCGGGCGTAAAGACCAGCTGCCAGCGCCTGGTGATGGTCGACGTCTCGTTGGGCTCCAGGATCTCGTCGTACTGGTAGTAGTCCTGTCCCAGTCCGGTGTACTCCGCCTGCCCGTCGGCGTTGGCCACCGACACGCTTCCCGTTCCCTGCCGCACAAAGGGCGGGATGTGGAAGAAGACGCGCACGGCGGCGCTGTCCAGCGTGATGCCGTCCGTGGTGCCCAGCGCCTGCGGAATCAGGTTCTGGACGTTGACGTCAAAGGCGAACGTGTCCGCCGTCATGGTGATGTTGCTGGAAATCAGGCGCACGTACACGCCCTGGTTTCCGGCGATGACCTTGGACGGGCCGCCCGCGGCGACCTCGCTGCAGGTGACGCTGCGCGACGAGAGCGTGGCGATGCAGTTCATCTCCACGAGCGGCTGGAGCCCCGGATTTTCCGGCGCCAGCGGCTGACCCGTTTCCGAGCAGGCGGCCAGAACGGCAAGCGCGAGCGCCGCGGCGCCCCGTGCAAACAGATTTGTTTTCATGATCTACTGGGAGGGAAGCGCGAAGCACGCAGAGGAAGGGTCGGCAAACTGCGACGCATCAAGTTACAGGCAACCGGCCCGCTCGTACAGAGATTCGGCGCACCTTCGCGTAAGCCGATATCTGGCATTGACTTATGCCACTCTCCCCCGGATCGCCGTCTCGCCGCGCGGGCACGCCTGCGCGGGCAGGTTGCGGCGTCCCGTGCCGAATGCATGGCGCATCCAGCAGCGAAGCGGCCGGCGGAAATCATCCACCGGCCGCTTCCCTTCATCCACCTCGAGTTCCATCAACCGCGCCTTCCATCCGCCGCGGCACAGGCCCCCGCGGCCGGTCGCGGGACCTGCGCCCGCGCACCCGGCCCGAACCGCGTGACGGCGGGTCGCTCAGCGTGGAGCCCGCGCCAGGCTGGGATCGATGTCGTAGCTGATCAGCCCCGGCGCGATCTCGGCCACCGCGCCGCCCACGGTGACGCGGATGCGCGGCCGGTGCGCCGCGCGCAGGTCGGTGGTGGAGGTAAAGGTGAGGCGGACGGTCTGGGCGATGCGCTCCGCGATCCCCAGTGTGAGAAGGTTCACGGAGCCGTTGGCGGGAAGCACGAGCTTGCTTCCGCCCGTTCCGTCCGCGAGCAGCCACGGGTCCACCCCGCCCCCGCTGGTTCGCGTGGAGGCGGCGGTGGGAGCCACCACCTGGATGGTGGAGGTGGAGCCCACCAGGTCCACGATGGAGCGGATGGTCTGGTCGGTGCAGCGGCCCGCGCCGTTGCAGGTGTCCCCCGCGTGGTGCATGCTGATGTCGGTGATCACGATGTACACGCGGGCCGCGCCGGGGCGCCACGACATGCGCTCGTGGGCGTACTTGATGGCCTCCAGCCCGTTCTCCGGCCCGTCGCACCCGCCCGTGGCCGTCCACGAAGCGCGCACGTGATCCAGAAAGGCATTGGGCGCGGCCAGGTCCAGCGCCGGCCCCAGCCGTTCGCAGGTGCCCATTCCCGGGTGCGTGACGATGGTCCCCCCTCCCGAGAATCCCACCGAACCCAGCCGCACGTTCAGCCCCCGGTCGCGCAGGTCCGCGGCAAAGGCCAGAACGCTGTTGCGTACGCCCGTGATGGCGCCGCTCATGGACCCGGACAGGTCCTGGATGAACACCACGTCCACCCCCACGTTGCCCTCGCTGGTGGTGATGTCGAAGAACTTCAGGCAGTCGTTTTCGACGATGGTAAAGTTGTCCTTGGTGAGCCCGGCGACCGGTTTTCCGTCGATGACGATGGGGTTGAGCACCACGTCGATGCGCCCGCTGTCCTGCCGGGCCACGCTGCCGGAAAGCGGAAAGGCGTTCGCCGCCACGGGTGCCGGCGGCGTGCCGGGAACGCAGCGCGCCACCTGCCGCAGCATGAAGCGCACGCGGGTGGCGGCCGTCCCCGCCGTCAGATCGTTGTGGTCCTCGCCCGTCATCAGGTGCTGCACCCCGGTCCAGGCGGGAATCGCGCTCGCCACCGGCACCACGGCGTCCGTGCGGCGGTCCGCCACCCCAAGCTCCTCCAGCAGCCCGGTGAGCATGCAGCGGCTCAGCGTCAGTCCGGGCGGAAGCACGCCGATGGATGCGTCGCCGGCCAGCGTCAGGACGCGCGTGCCGTGTTCCGTGTGGCCGCGCAGGCTGGTGATGAACGGTCCGCCGGGGCTCAGGTCCGCCATCCCCGGCGTGGTGGCGAAGCGGTCTCCCAGGCGGGCGAGCCCGGACCCGCAGCGCGACGGCATGCTGCGCACGTCCGCCAGCGGGCTCCCCTCGTGCGGAGTGCCCAGCGTGATGAGGGCGCGCACCGCGTCGCCGCCGTGCCCGGCCAGGTATCCGCGCCCCACCAGGCCGCCCATGCTGTGGCCCACCAGCACCACGCCGCCCGTCCGCCAGCCCCGTGCTTCGATCTGCTGGTGCAGGTACTCGCTGGCCACCCCCACCGGCTGAAAGGTGGGGTAGCGCAGCACGTAGACGGAGTACCGCGAGGCCAGATCGGGAGTGGAGTTCACCTGCGTGATGAAGTCGCCGAACGTTTCCGTTTCCGGGTGGAACCGGTTGAACGAGGCGCAGTCCAGCCGGTCCGGCTGCCAGCCGTGGATGACGATGAGCGGAATGCGCCCGCCGCCTTCCGTGCTGCCGGGAGCCAGCGTGAGCCTGCGCGTGTCCCCCGCCGTGCACTCGGCGTCACGGTAGAAGGCCGCCAGCGGCAGGCGCGAACCCGCGGGCACCGACGCCGTTCCGCGCACCGCCGAGCCGCTGCGGCCCGTCGTGGGGTCCGTCCACGTGGTGCACTCGGACTGCGCGTAGATGAACACCGGGTCGCTTCCCGCCTCCGGGTCCACGCGAAAGGCGAGCTGCACGGACGATCCCGTGCACGTAGGAACCCGCTGCCACACCGTCACCGGCACCAGCGGCCCCGATCCCGCCACGGCGAACCGCGCGCGCGATCCGGAAGGAGCCGGTGCGTCCGCGGTGCCCGCGGTGATGACCACGGGGGTGCCGAGCACGCTCAACTCCCCGAACCCGGTCCCCGGCGCCTCCGCCAGCCCCACGCGGACCGGCGTGGCCAGCGCGGAGGCGTCCACCATCACGTAGGTGCCGGACGCCACGCCGACGGTGTCGCGCGTCCCCGCCGCGATGGTCACCGTGCTGTCCCGGACCGCGCGCAGTGACACGTCCAGCGTCACGTCCGCCTTCAACTCCACCGTGCGCTCCGCCGGGGTGGCCTCGTACCCGAACGGCGGCAGCAGACGCATCCGGTAGTCGCCCGGCTTGAGCCCGGTGTAGCTGAAGCGCCCCTCCGCGTCCGTGATCACGTCCGCCGGGGCGGCGCCGGAGCCCGCCAGGTGCACGGACACATCCGGCACCGGGCGGCCCTCCTGCGTGCGCACGGTTCCGGAAAAGCTGACCTGCGACGGCCCCCTGGGCGAAACCGGCCCGTCGTCGCATCCGGCGATCAGCAGCGCCGCCGCGATCATCGCGGCCGCCCGCCATCCCCGCCGGAGTCCCCGCGTCCCGCCCTCCCGCAACATCGATTGTCTCATCAGTGCCTCCCCATGAATGTACCTCGCGCGGGCGGGGCCAACCGGCCACGCCCGTCCTGCCCCGCGCCGGCACGGCCACGCAAGGCCGGTACCCACAAAATGTCACTTCAGATGCTATGGATTTTGATCGTGGAGCCCGGCGAGCTGTCCGCATCGCGCCGCGACAGAGACAGGCGTGTCTCACCACCTGCCATGGAGGAGGGACCGCGATCGCGGAATTCGCACCCGCGAAAACGGCCGACGGAAATCATCCGCCGGCCGCTCCGTTTTCATCCACCGCGAATGCGGATCAGCCGCGGTTCGCGGCGAGGGTGCGGTAGGCCACCATCTTGTGCACCAGCTTGGCGACCACGAAGTCCGGCGCCGCGTTGCCGCCGATGGGCGCAAGCTCCACCACGTCCGCGCCGACCACGTTCCTGGTCTCGAACACGCGGCGCAGCAGCTTCATGGTGGGATACCAGGTGATGCCGCCCGGCTCCGGCGTGCCAGTGGCCGGCATCAGCGAGGGATCGAAGTAGTCCACGTCAAAGGTGATGAACACGTCGTCGCCCAGCGCGGCCAGGGCGCGTTCGATCCACGCCTCGTTGTCCCACATCTCGTCGGCGAAGATCGTGGTGATGTTCCCTTCGCGTTCGCGGATCAGCGCCCGTTCCTCGCTGGTGATGGCGCGGATCCCCACCTGAACCAGGTCGCAGGTGTCGATGATGCGCGCCATGACCGCGGCGTGCGAGTACGCCGAGCCCTCGTATTCCATGCGCAGGTCGCCGTGCGCGTCGAACTGCAGGACGGAAAGCTTGCGCCCCTCCGGCTGCCGCGCCGCGTACGCCAGCACCGGCGCGCTGGTGATGCTGTGCTCGCCGCCCAGCCCAATGACGAAGCGGTCGCCGGCTTCCCGCAGGATGGCGTCGTACGCTTCGCGCAGTTCGGCGACGGCGGCTTCGGGGCCGGCGCTGGTCAGGTGCAGCGCGGGAAGCGTGCACACGCCGATGGCGGGGCCGGGCTCGGTATCCAGCTCCTGGTCGTACAGTTCGATGAAGCGGGAAGCCTGGATGATGGCGTCGGGCCCCAGCTTGGTGCCGCCCTGGTACGAGACGGTGGACTCGTACGGGATGGGGAGGATGACGACGCCGGCCTTTTCCCAGCTGGCGTCATCGCCTTCCAGCCCCAGGAAGTTGCGGGGAAGCTCCCAGGAAAGGTCCTTGAGCGACTCGGGAAGTTCAGCGGGCATCTATCGGCTCCGGTACGCATGATGTGCGGATGGGTCGCGCGGGTCGGGTGCGCGAGGCGGACAATGTGGGGGGAGAGTGCGAAAGTGCGAAAGTGCGAGAGTACGACAGTACGAGAGTGCGAAGGTATAGATGTGCGGGGATGGATGTGGCGTGTGGGGCGGAGTTCGCGGGCGGCCCCCACCCGGGCCGGCACCACCGGCCCACCCTCCCCCAAAAAAGACTGGGGAGGGTTGGGGCGGGCAGATGGTTCGGTCCGCGGAGCGTACATCGGCGCGTGGCGAGGCCTCTTGAGCGAATGAATCCGCCGCTCAAACAGCGGGAACCCCCGACACGGCGCTATTCGCGCGCCGTTCGGGGCTTCAACCGCCCGCCAGCGCCAGAGT contains:
- a CDS encoding carboxypeptidase regulatory-like domain-containing protein, whose product is MRQSMLREGGTRGLRRGWRAAAMIAAALLIAGCDDGPVSPRGPSQVSFSGTVRTQEGRPVPDVSVHLAGSGAAPADVITDAEGRFSYTGLKPGDYRMRLLPPFGYEATPAERTVELKADVTLDVSLRAVRDSTVTIAAGTRDTVGVASGTYVMVDASALATPVRVGLAEAPGTGFGELSVLGTPVVITAGTADAPAPSGSRARFAVAGSGPLVPVTVWQRVPTCTGSSVQLAFRVDPEAGSDPVFIYAQSECTTWTDPTTGRSGSAVRGTASVPAGSRLPLAAFYRDAECTAGDTRRLTLAPGSTEGGGRIPLIVIHGWQPDRLDCASFNRFHPETETFGDFITQVNSTPDLASRYSVYVLRYPTFQPVGVASEYLHQQIEARGWRTGGVVLVGHSMGGLVGRGYLAGHGGDAVRALITLGTPHEGSPLADVRSMPSRCGSGLARLGDRFATTPGMADLSPGGPFITSLRGHTEHGTRVLTLAGDASIGVLPPGLTLSRCMLTGLLEELGVADRRTDAVVPVASAIPAWTGVQHLMTGEDHNDLTAGTAATRVRFMLRQVARCVPGTPPAPVAANAFPLSGSVARQDSGRIDVVLNPIVIDGKPVAGLTKDNFTIVENDCLKFFDITTSEGNVGVDVVFIQDLSGSMSGAITGVRNSVLAFAADLRDRGLNVRLGSVGFSGGGTIVTHPGMGTCERLGPALDLAAPNAFLDHVRASWTATGGCDGPENGLEAIKYAHERMSWRPGAARVYIVITDISMHHAGDTCNGAGRCTDQTIRSIVDLVGSTSTIQVVAPTAASTRTSGGGVDPWLLADGTGGSKLVLPANGSVNLLTLGIAERIAQTVRLTFTSTTDLRAAHRPRIRVTVGGAVAEIAPGLISYDIDPSLARAPR
- a CDS encoding Ig-like domain-containing protein; the encoded protein is MKTNLFARGAAALALAVLAACSETGQPLAPENPGLQPLVEMNCIATLSSRSVTCSEVAAGGPSKVIAGNQGVYVRLISSNITMTADTFAFDVNVQNLIPQALGTTDGITLDSAAVRVFFHIPPFVRQGTGSVSVANADGQAEYTGLGQDYYQYDEILEPNETSTITRRWQLVFTPGVDQIGLKLYVAAKVPRPDGYVELSAGNPFQLTGTTQSFTGVVRDVVGNVVDTPISWMTSDSAVATVDASGTLTAVAPGRVILTATAGIRIGADTIDVCPDLPVGGVYTASMPSASRVCFGGQASTAEYTYMPVNLSTASSLALSVTGTGIQAVTGPPSPNIIPTGGITLGGGNAALAANDDGHVARLAAEKRDLAGRTALVRNRAASGARRTITPGVPAVGDLWNLNAVQGCSGTPDVRVGRVRSVSQRAIIVGDTANPAGGFTTAQYDSIALEFDSIAYSVDVANFGAPTDMDNNSRVVLFFTRAVNELSPPASSQVTNGYFTNRDLFGTGDCALSNQGEILYMLVPDPTGAVNSNVRTVSFVRGNVTRTAGHELQHLINASRRLTAGAPFEEAWLDEGMSQAAEELMFYRTAVGLAPRQNINLSNLTTGPNASRRVAAFNTYANGNFGNLRSWLQRPDTSGAFKTTSPASPAFRGVNWAFLRYASDRVNGSDAAFWQSLVNTTLTGKANIQNAIGADPDLWLRDFVGAMYADDAVTGIAAQYTQPSWNFRSIYGGLGGVPLLARPLTNATALTLSYSRGGGTAYMRFGVPSAGFATLTALSAGLPPTSPFQLIVVRTK
- the speB gene encoding agmatinase; this encodes MPAELPESLKDLSWELPRNFLGLEGDDASWEKAGVVILPIPYESTVSYQGGTKLGPDAIIQASRFIELYDQELDTEPGPAIGVCTLPALHLTSAGPEAAVAELREAYDAILREAGDRFVIGLGGEHSITSAPVLAYAARQPEGRKLSVLQFDAHGDLRMEYEGSAYSHAAVMARIIDTCDLVQVGIRAITSEERALIREREGNITTIFADEMWDNEAWIERALAALGDDVFITFDVDYFDPSLMPATGTPEPGGITWYPTMKLLRRVFETRNVVGADVVELAPIGGNAAPDFVVAKLVHKMVAYRTLAANRG